The Rana temporaria chromosome 13, aRanTem1.1, whole genome shotgun sequence genome has a window encoding:
- the LOC120920994 gene encoding titin homolog isoform X45 → MANLLNAIRRIIDTFHSYSCETAPCDKLNMEEFDKLIQTQFAEVIEDSNDPQTIEKILKALDTNKDGVVDFQEFLELVSKVAVAYFEALRTKKGCDICASRKGPKTSTATATKSPQSQKESDHGQFQTQKQDVTTKESSAQKQDQEKPHEKHHSVHKKDLGQDPKQKQDLTTKEDPLQKTDPASKQDQTQKLDLTKEKEPVSKKEPVQKQDPAQKDLTIKHDPGQKQDSSPIKDSKEKSDVTKKQESTKEKDSTQKSDQEFKLESTPKQYQSQPTSPRPGKDQTQKSESTPKQDQSQPTSPRPVKDQTQKSESTPKQDQSQPTCPRPVKDQTQKSESTPKQDQSQPTSPRPVKDQTQKSESTPKQDQSQPTSPRPVKDQTQKSESTPKQDQSQPTSPRPGKDQTQKSDSTQKDKTTPKQDQPQPTLSTEKQEIKLAKDSENKQYPILKEDPTKKVEPTLKLGETAKQYPAEKKNPSCPRDPEEKQCPAFIKYFQKQDPKQTPSHIVQKDEPKEKHESTQKEDKTRKQDAKETQSSTGKQDSKAKQDPPLEEDPKKKYGQTQDKDNKDSTQKQDQNSKKDVTESQCSLIKKDSTLKQDQTLKEDLKAKQTPILKQEPTLKQDPSVKQDPSVKQDLSHKKDPTLTVESTKKDGQKQDPKDNQDSKPKQDPKDKEDPGQTQKQGSTQKQDQTQKQDPIQKQDPTQKQDPTQKQDPTQKQDQTQKLDPTQKQDQTQKQDQTQKQDQSQKQDQTQKQDPTQKQYQSQKQDQTQKQDPTQKQDPTQKQNPTQKQDPTQKQDPTQKQDQTQKLDPTQKQDPTQKQDQSQKQDQTQKQDTSQKQDPTQKQYQSQKQDQTQNQVTSQKQDPTQKQDLSQKQDTTQKQDQTQKQDPTQKQDPTQKQDQSQKQDTTQKQDQTQKQDPTQKQDQSQKQDTTQKQDPIQKQDPTQKQDSNKNTFSILKLNLIPIQYSTVQQDPTKKLDLNKKEDSTQNQDQVQKAGSTQKPDPTQKEDSQHKQSLSQIPGFTQKLDQGQTQKQESTQKLDTTQKQDQTQKQDQVQKQDQVQKQDSNQKQDQAHKDSTHKQDTAQKQDQTTHKQDQTHKQDQTQKQDATQKQETTQKQDQAQKDSILKQDQTKKQDTTQKQDSTQKQDQTQKKDSIQKQEPTPKQTSTLKQDQTQKQDQTQKDSTHKQDTIQKQDQTTHKQDQTQKQDQTQKQDQAQKQDTTQKQDQAQKDSILKQGQTQKQDTTQKQDTTQKQDQTPKKDSIQKQEPTPMQSSILKQDQTQKQDKTQKQDSTQKQETIQKQDQTQKKDAIQKQDTTQKQDQTQKQDTTQKQDQTQKQDSTQKQDQTQKQDQTQKQDQTQKQDQTQKQDQTQKDSTHKQDTTQKQDQTQKQDSTQKQDQTQKDSTYKQDTTQKQDQTQKDPTHKQDTTQKQDQTTHKQDQTQKQDQTQKQDQAQKQDTTQKQDQAQKDSILKQGQTQKQDTTQKQDTTQKQDQTPKKDSIQKQEPTPMQSSILKQDQTQKQDSTHKQDTTQKQDQTTQKQDTTQKQDQTQKQDTTQKQDQTQKDSTLKQDQTQKQDQAQKQDSTQKQETTQKQDQTQKKDAIQKQDQTQKKDSTQKQDTTQKQDQTQKQDTTQKQDQTQKQDSTQKQDQTQKQDSTQKQDQTQKQDQTQKKDAIQKQDQTTHKQDQTQKKDSTQKQDTTQKQDQTQKQDTTQKQDQTQKQDSTQKQDQTQKQDQTQKQDQTQKDSTHKQDTTQKQDQTQKQDSTQKQDQTQKDSTYKQDTTQKQDQTQKDSTHKQDTTQKQDQTTHKQDQTQKPDQTQKQDQAQKDSILKQGQTQKQDTTQKQDQTPKKDSIQKQEPTPMQSSILKQDQTKKQDSTHKQDTTQKQDQTQKQDSTQKQDQTQKKDAIQKQDQTQKKDAIQKQDQTQKKDSTQKQDTTQKQDQAQKQDSTQKQETTQKQDQTQKKDAIQKQDQTQKKDSTQKQDTTQKQDQTQKQDTTQKQDQTQKQDSTQKQDQTQKQDQTQKQDQTQKDSTHKQDTTQKQDQTQKQDSTQKQDQTQKDSTYKQDTTQKQDQTQKDSTHKQDTTQKQDQTTHKQDQTQKQDQAQKQDTTQKQDQAQKDSILKQGQTQKQDTTQKQDTTQKQDQTPKKDSIQKQEPTPMQSSILKQDQTKKQDSTHKQDTTQKQDQTQKQDSTQKQDQTQKKDAIQKQDQTQKKDAIQKQDQTQKKDSTQKQDTTQKQDQTQKQDSTQKQDQTQKQDQTQKDSTHKQDTTQKQDQTQKDSTHKQDTTQKQDQTQKQDSTQKQDQTQKDSTYKQDTTQKQDQTQKQDKTQKQDSTQKHETTQKQDQPQKKDTIHKQDQTQKKDSTYKQDTTQKQDQTQKQDSTQKQDQTQKDSTYKQDTTQKQDQTQKQDKTQKQDSTQKHETTQKQDQPQKKDTIHKQDQTQKKDSTYKQDTTQKQDQTQKQDSTQKQDQAQKDSTLKQDQTQKQDQTQKQDQTQKDSTHKQDTTQKQEQTTQKQDSIQKKDQTQKQDLTQKQDQTQKDSTYKQDTTQKQDQTTHKQDQTQKQDSTHKQDTTQKQDSSQKQDQTIHKQDQTQKKDSTQKQDTTQKQDQTQKQDSTQKQDQAQKDSTLKQDQTQKQDQTQKQDQTQKQDQTQKQDQTQKDSTHKQDTTQKQEQTTQKQDQTQKQDSTQKHDTTQKQDQTTQKQDQTQKQDSTQKQDSTQKQDQTQKDSTHKQDTTQKQDQTQKDSTHKQDTTQKQDQTTQKQDQAQKDSTLKQDQTQKQDQTQKQVSTQKQDQTQKHDQAQKQDQTQKQDQAQKQDQVQKQDQTQKQDQAQKQDQAQKQDQTQKQDQAQKQEETQKQDQAQKHDPTPLQCSTMKQYLTQKLDLTKKEDPTQKQDPAQKPDFDQKSDKTQKEDPPQKQSLTQLPGFAQKPDPGQTQQEQKKDSTQKSDSTQKPDSTQKLDPTQKPHSTHKVDPTQKLDPTQKLDPTQKPDSTQKVDPTQKPDSTQKVDPTQKLDPTQKQDSTQKLDPTQKLDPTQKLDPTQKPDSTQKLDPTQKPDSTQKLHPTQKPDSTQKLDPTQKWGTSHFQSPENVVDPYAHSFLEAQQHIDQRDTVPSSYVQYTTAGQTTSQQSQGGDKTAQQTGHTETHYSYTSEGVTPSHQIWGTSFHQGDKDDLYSHSFLKAQHYIDQRETVPSSFVQNTSGGQDTTQQTTQEKKTTPWPTYEPHTSGGQDTTQQTTQEKKTTPWPTYEPHTSGGQDTTQQTTQEKKTTPWSTYEPPTSGGQDTTQQTTQQNKTTTWSTYEPHTSGGQDTTKQGTQEKKTTTWSTYEQHTGGNLGSSSTQSHHEAHPQKQDLSPCHYPLYELSRQSPTLARSKQASTKPEESAEEPQKSPPPSSGVNTSSNTSSQKEEKQKSTGKPFKWPWN, encoded by the exons ATGGCCAACTTACTAAACGCCATCCGGCGGATCATCGATACCTTCCACAGCTACAGCTGCGAGACCGCCCCCTGCGACAAGCTGAACATGGAGGAATTCGACAAACTCATCCAGACGCAGTTCGCCGAAGTCATAGAG GATTCCAATGACCCCCAGACCATTGAAAAAATCCTTAAAGCCCTGGATACGAACAAAGATGGGGTGGTGGACTTTCAAGAGTTCCTGGAACTAGTGTCCAAAGTAGCAGTTGCTTATTTCGAAGCCCTGAGGACCAAGAAAGGCTGCGACATTTGTGCTTCTAGGAAAGGACCAAAGACATCAACTGCTACAGCTACGAAGTCACCACAAAGCCAAAAAGAGTCAGATCATGGCCAGTTTCAAACTCAAAAGCAAGACGTGACCACAAAGGAAAGTTCTGCCCAGAAGCAGGATCAGGAAAAACCACACGAGAAACATCATTCTGTTCACAAGAAAGATCTTGGACAAGATCCTAAACAGAAACAAGATCTCACCACGAAAGAAGATCCCCTCCAGAAGACCGACCCCGCATCTAAACAAGACCAAACTCAAAAGCTAGACCTAACAAAGGAAAAAGAGCCAGTATCCAAAAAAGAGCCAGTCCAGAAACAAGATCCAGCACAAAAAGATCTGACAATAAAACACGATCCAGGACAAAAACAAGATTCTTCCCCGATAAAAGATTCCAAGGAGAAATCTGATGTTACAAAGAAACAAGAATCAACCAAGGAGAAAGACTCCACTCAGAAAAGTGACCAAGAATTTAAACTAGAGTCAACCCCGAAACAATATCAAAGCCAACCAACAAGTCCAAGACCAGGAAAAGACCAAACACAGAAATCAGAGTCAACACCGAAACAAGATCAAAGCCAACCAACAAGTCCAAGACCAGTAAAAGACCAAACTCAGAAATCAGAGTCAACACCGAAACAAGATCAAAGCCAACCAACATGTCCAAGACCAGTAAAAGACCAAACTCAGAAATCAGAGTCAACCCCGAAACAAGATCAAAGCCAACCAACAAGTCCAAGACCAGTAAAAGACCAAACACAGAAATCAGAGTCAACACCGAAACAAGATCAAAGCCAACCAACAAGTCCAAGACCAGTAAAAGACCAAACTCAGAAATCAGAGTCAACACCGAAACAAGATCAAAGCCAACCAACAAGTCCAAGACCAGGAAAAGACCAAACGCAGAAATCAGACTCAACCCAGAAAGACAAAACTACCCCGAAGCAAGACCAACCTCAGCCAACCTTATCAACTGAGAAACAAGAGATAAAATTGGCAAAAGACTCAGaaaacaaacaataccccatcctGAAAGAAGACCCAACTAAGAAAGTAGAACCTACACTGAAACTGGGTGAAACTGCAAAGCAATATCCAGCTGAGAAGAAAAATCCCAGTTGTCCACGTGACCCAGAAGAGAAACAATGCCCTGCATTTATAAAGTATTTCCAGAAGCAAGATCCCAAACAGACACCAAGTCACATAGTCCAGAAAGATGAACCAAAAGAGAAACATGAGTCAACCCAAAAAGAAGATAAGACCAGAAAACAAGATGCTAAAGAAACTCAAAGTTCTACAGGGAAGCAAGATTCAAAAGCGAAACAAGACCCACCCTTAGAAGAAGACCCAAAAAAGAAATATGGGCAAACTCAAGACAAGGACAATAAAGACTCAACCCAAAAACAAGATCAGAATAGCAAAAAAGATGTTACAGAAAGTCAATGTTCTTTGATAAAGAAAGATTCAACATTGAAACAAGACCAAACTCTCAAAGAAGACCTTAAAGCAAAACAAACCCCAATCCTCAAACAAGAACCAACCCTCAAACAAGATCCATCCGTCAAACAAGATCCATCCGTCAAACAAGATCTATCCCACAAAAAAGACCCAACCCTTACGGTAGAATCAACAAAAAAAGATGGACAAAAACAAGATCCAAAAGACAACCAAGATTCAAAACCTAAACAAGATCCAAAGGACAAAGAAGACCCAGGACAGACCCAGAAACAAGGATCCACTCAGAAACAAGACCAAACCCAGAAACAAGACCCGATTCAGAAACAAGACCCAACCCAGAAACAAGACCCAACCCAGAAACAAGACCCGACTCAGAAACAAGACCAGACCCAGAAACTAGACCCGACTCAGAAACAAGACCAGACCCAGAAACAAGACCAAACTCAGAAACAAGATCAGTCCCAGAAGCAAGACCAGACCCAGAAACAAGACCCCACCCAGAAACAATATCAGTCCCAGAAGCAAGACCAGACCCAGAAACAAGACCCAACCCAGAAACAAGACCCAACCCAGAAACAAAACCCAACCCAGAAACAAGACCCAACCCAGAAACAAGACCCAACCCAGAAACAAGACCAGACCCAGAAACTAGACCCTACCCAGAAACAAGACCCCACCCAGAAACAAGATCAGTCCCAGAAGCAGGACCAGACCCAGAAACAAGACACAAGCCAGAAACAAGACCCCACCCAGAAACAATATCAGTCCCAGAAGCAAGACCAGACCCAGAACCAAGTCACAAGCCAGAAACAAGACCCCACCCAGAAACAAGATCTGTCCCAGAAGCAAGACACAACCCAGAAACAAGACCAGACCCAGAAACAAGACCCAACCCAGAAACAAGACCCCACCCAGAAACAAGATCAGTCCCAGAAGCAAGACACAACCCAGAAACAAGATCAGACCCAGAAACAAGACCCCACCCAGAAACAAGATCAGTCCCAGAAGCAAGACACAACCCAGAAACAAGACCCCATCCAGAAACAAGACCCCACCCAGAAACAAGACTCCAATAAGAACACATTCTCAATTCTTAAGCTAAACTTAATCCCAATACAGTACTCTACAGTGCAACAAGACCCAACCAAGAAACTAGACCTAAACAAAAAAGAAGACTCCACCCAGAACCAAGACCAAGTCCAGAAAGCTGGCTCTACTCAGAAACCGGACCCAACCCAGAAAGAAGATTCACAACATAAGCAAAGCCTAAGCCAGATTCCAGGCTTTACACAGAAACTAGACCAAGGACAGACCCAGAAACAAGAGTCCACCCAAAAGCTGGACACCACCCAGAAACAAGACCAGACCCAGAAACAAGACCAGGTTCAAAAACAAGACCAGGTCCAGAAACAAGACTCCAATCAGAAACAAGACCAGGCCCATAAAGACTCAACTCATAAACAAGACACCGCTCAGAAGCAAGACCAGACCACTCATAAACAAGACCAGACCCATAAACAAGACCAGACCCAGAAACAAGATGCCACCCAAAAACAAGAAACCACCCAAAAACAAGACCAGGCCCAGAAAGACTCCATTCTTAAACAGGATCAGACCAAGAAACAAGACACCACCCAGAAACAAGACTCCACCCAGAAACAAGACCAGACCCAGAAAAAGGACTCAATTCAGAAACAAGAGCCAACCCCAAAGCAGACCTCTACACTGAAACAAGACCAGACCCAGAAACAAGACCAGACCCAGAAAGACTCCACTCATAAACAGGACACCATTCAGAAGCAAGACCAGACCACCCATAAACAAGACCAGACCCAGAAACAAGACCAGACCCAGAAACAAGACCAGGCCCAGAAACAAGACACCACCCAAAAACAAGACCAGGCCCAGAAAGACTCCATTCTTAAACAGGGTCAGACCCAGAAACAAGACACCACCCAGAAACAGGACACCACCCAGAAACAAGACCAAACCCCAAAAAAAGACTCAATTCAGAAACAAGAGCCAACCCCAATGCAGTCCTCTATACTGAAACAAGACCAGACCCAGAAACAAGACAAGACCCAGAAACAAGACTCCACCCAGAAACAGGAAACCATACAGAAACAAGACCAAACCCAGAAAAAAGACGCAATTCAGAAACAGGACACCACCCAGAAACAAGACCAGACCCAGAAACAGGACACCACCCAGAAACAAGACCAGACCCAGAAACAAGACTCAACCCAGAAACAAGACCAGACCCAGAAACAAGACCAGACCCAGAAACAAGACCAGACCCAGAAACAAGACCAGACCCAGAAACAAGACCAGACCCAGAAAGACTCCACTCATAAACAGGACACCACCCAGAAACAAGACCAGACCCAGAAACAAGACTCAACCCAGAAACAAGACCAGACCCAGAAAGACTCCACTTATAAACAGGACACCACCCAGAAACAAGACCAGACCCAGAAAGACCCCACTCATAAACAGGACACCACTCAGAAGCAAGACCAGACCACCCATAAACAAGACCAGACCCAGAAACAAGACCAGACCCAGAAACAAGACCAGGCCCAGAAACAAGACACCACCCAAAAACAAGACCAGGCCCAGAAAGACTCCATTCTTAAACAGGGTCAGACCCAGAAACAAGACACCACCCAGAAACAGGACACCACCCAGAAACAAGACCAAACCCCAAAAAAAGACTCAATTCAGAAACAAGAGCCAACCCCAATGCAGTCCTCTATACTGAAACAAGACCAGACCCAGAAACAAGACTCCACTCATAAACAGGACACCACCCAGAAACAAGACCAGACCACCCAGAAACAAGACACCACCCAAAAACAAGACCAGACCCAGAAACAAGACACCACCCAAAAACAAGACCAGACCCAGAAAGACTCCACTCTTAAACAGGATCAGACCCAGAAACAAGACCAGGCCCAGAAACAAGACTCCACCCAGAAACAGGAAACCACACAGAAACAAGACCAAACCCAGAAAAAAGACGCAATTCAGAAACAAGACCAGACCCAGAAAAAAGACTCCACTCAGAAACAGGACACCACCCAGAAACAAGACCAGACCCAGAAACAGGACACCACCCAGAAACAAGACCAGACCCAGAAACAAGACTCAACCCAGAAACAAGACCAGACCCAGAAACAAGACTCAACCCAGAAACAAGACCAGACCCAGAAACAAGACCAAACCCAGAAAAAAGACGCAATTCAGAAACAAGACCAGACCACCCATAAACAAGACCAGACCCAGAAAAAAGACTCCACTCAGAAACAGGACACCACCCAGAAACAAGACCAGACCCAGAAACAGGACACCACCCAGAAACAAGACCAGACCCAGAAACAAGACTCAACCCAGAAACAAGACCAGACCCAGAAACAAGACCAGACCCAGAAACAAGACCAGACCCAGAAAGACTCCACTCATAAACAGGACACCACCCAGAAACAAGACCAGACCCAGAAACAAGACTCAACCCAGAAACAAGACCAGACCCAGAAAGACTCCACTTATAAACAGGACACCACCCAGAAACAAGACCAGACCCAGAAAGACTCCACTCATAAACAGGACACCACTCAGAAGCAAGACCAGACCACCCATAAACAAGACCAGACCCAGAAACCAGACCAGACCCAGAAACAAGACCAGGCCCAGAAAGACTCCATTCTTAAACAGGGTCAGACCCAGAAACAAGACACCACCCAGAAACAAGACCAAACCCCAAAAAAAGACTCAATTCAGAAACAAGAGCCAACCCCAATGCAGTCCTCTATACTGAAACAAGACCAGACCAAGAAACAAGACTCCACTCATAAACAG GACACCACCCAGAAACAAGACCAGACCCAGAAACAAGACTCAACCCAGAAACAAGACCAGACCCAGAAAAAAGATGCAATTCAGAAACAAGACCAGACCCAGAAAAAAGACGCAATTCAGAAACAAGACCAGACCCAGAAAAAAGACTCCACTCAGAAACAGGACACCACCCAGAAACAAGACCAGGCCCAGAAACAAGACTCCACCCAGAAACAGGAAACCACACAGAAACAAGACCAAACCCAGAAAAAAGACGCAATTCAGAAACAAGACCAGACCCAGAAAAAAGACTCCACTCAGAAACAGGACACCACCCAGAAACAAGACCAGACCCAGAAACAGGACACCACCCAGAAACAAGACCAGACCCAGAAACAAGACTCAACCCAGAAACAAGACCAGACCCAGAAACAAGACCAGACCCAGAAACAAGACCAGACCCAGAAAGACTCCACTCATAAACAGGACACCACCCAGAAACAAGACCAGACCCAGAAACAAGACTCAACCCAGAAACAAGACCAGACCCAGAAAGACTCCACTTATAAACAGGACACCACCCAGAAACAAGACCAGACCCAGAAAGACTCCACTCATAAACAGGACACCACTCAGAAGCAAGACCAGACCACCCATAAACAAGACCAGACCCAGAAACAAGACCAGGCCCAGAAACAAGACACCACCCAAAAACAAGACCAGGCCCAGAAAGACTCCATTCTTAAACAGGGTCAGACCCAGAAACAAGACACCACCCAGAAACAGGACACCACCCAGAAACAAGACCAAACCCCAAAAAAAGACTCAATTCAGAAACAAGAGCCAACCCCAATGCAGTCCTCTATACTGAAACAAGACCAGACCAAGAAACAAGACTCCACTCATAAACAG GACACCACCCAGAAACAAGACCAGACCCAGAAACAAGACTCAACCCAGAAACAAGACCAGACCCAGAAAAAAGATGCAATTCAGAAACAAGACCAGACCCAGAAAAAAGACGCAATTCAGAAACAAGACCAGACCCAGAAAAAAGACTCCACTCAGAAACAGGACACCACCCAGAAACAAGACCAGACCCAGAAACAAGACTCAACCCAGAAACAAGACCAGACCCAGAAACAAGACCAGACCCAGAAAGACTCCACTCATAAACAGGACACCACCCAGAAACAAGACCAGACCCAGAAAGACTCCACTCATAAACAGGACACCACCCAGAAACAAGACCAGACCCAGAAACAAGACTCAACCCAGAAACAAGACCAGACCCAGAAAGACTCCACTTATAAACAGGACACCACCCAGAAACAAGACCAGACCCAGAAACAAGACAAGACCCAGAAACAGGACTCCACCCAAAAACATGAAACCACACAGAAACAAGACCAACCCCAGAAAAAAGACACAATTCATAAACAAGACCAGACCCAGAAAAAAGACTCCACTTATAAACAGGACACCACCCAGAAACAAGACCAGACCCAGAAACAAGACTCAACCCAGAAACAAGACCAGACCCAGAAAGACTCCACTTATAAACAGGACACCACCCAGAAACAAGACCAGACCCAGAAACAAGACAAGACCCAGAAACAGGACTCCACCCAAAAACATGAAACCACACAGAAACAAGACCAACCCCAGAAAAAAGACACAATTCATAAACAAGACCAGACCCAGAAAAAAGACTCCACTTATAAACAGGACACCACTCAGAAGCAAGACCAGACCCAGAAACAAGACTCAACCCAAAAACAAGACCAGGCCCAGAAAGACTCCACTCTTAAACAGGATCAGACCCAGAAACAAGACCAGACCCAGAAACAAGACCAGACCCAGAAAGACTCCACTCATAAACAGGACACCACTCAGAAGCAAGAGCAGACCACCCAGAAACAAGACTCAATCCAAAAAAAAGACCAGACCCAGAAACAAGACTTAACCCAGAAACAAGACCAGACCCAGAAAGACTCCACTTATAAACAAGACACCACTCAAAAGCAAGACCAGACCACCCATAAACAAGACCAGACCCAGAAACAAGACTCCACTCATAAACAGGACACCACCCAGAAACAAGACTCATCCCAGAAACAAGACCAGACCATCCATAAACAAGACCAGACCCAGAAAAAAGACTCCACTCAGAAACAGGACACCACTCAGAAACAAGACCAGACCCAGAAACAAGACTCAACCCAAAAACAAGACCAGGCCCAGAAAGACTCCACTCTTAAACAGGATCAGACCCAGAAACAAGACCAGACCCAGAAACAAGACCAGACCCAGAAACAAGACCAGACCCAGAAACAAGACCAGACCCAGAAAGACTCCACTCATAAACAGGACACCACTCAGAAGCAAGAGCAGACCACCCAGAAACAAGACCAGACCCAGAAACAAGACTCCACTCAGAAACATGACACCACTCAGAAGCAAGACCAGACCACCCAGAAACAAGACCAGACCCAGAAACAAGACTCCACTCAGAAACAGGACTCAACCCAGAAACAAGACCAG ACCCAGAAAGACTCCACTCATAAACAGGACACCACCCAGAAACAAGACCAGACCCAGAAAGACTCCACTCATAAACAGGACACCACTCAGAAGCAAGACCAGACCACCCAAAAACAAGATCAGGCCCAGAAAGACTCCACTCTTAAACAGGATCAGACCCAAAAACAAGACCAGACCCAGAAACAAGTCTCCACTCAGAAACAAGACCAGACCCAGAAACACGATCAGGCCCAGAAACAAGACCAGACCCAGAAACAAGACCAGGCCCAGAAACAAGACCAGGTCCAGAAACAGGACCAGACCCAGAAACAAGACCAGGCCCAGAAACAAGATCAGGCCCAGAAACAAGACCAGACCCAGAAACAAGATCAGGCCCAGAAACAAGAAGAGACCCAGAAACAAGATCAGGCCCAGAAACACGACCCAACCCCATTACAGTGCTCTACCATGAAACAATATTTAACACAGAAACTAGACCTGACCAAAAAAGAAGACCCCACTCAGAAACAAGACCCAGCCCAAAAGCCAGATTTTGATCAGAAgtccgacaaaacccagaaaGAAGATCCACCACAGAAGCAAAGCCTAACTCAGCTTCCAGGCTTTGCACAGAAACCAGACCCAGGGCAGACCCAACAAGAGCAGAAGAAAGACTCCACCCAGAAATCAGACTCCACCCAGAAACCAGACTCAACCCAGAAACTGGATCCAACCCAAAAACCACACTCAACTCACAAAGTGGATCCAACCCAGAAACTGGATCCAACCCAGAAACTGGATCCAACCCAGAAACCAGACTCAACTCAGAAAGTGGATCCAACCCAGAAACCAGACTCAACTCAGAAAGTGGATCCAACCCAGAAACTGGATCCAACCCAGAAACAAGACTCAACTCAGAAACTGGATCCAACCCAGAAACTGGATCCAACCCAGAAACTGGATCCAACCCAGAAACCAGACTCCACTCAGAAACTGGATCCAACCCAGAAACCAGACTCAACTCAGAAACTGCATCCAACCCAGAAACCAGACTCAACCCAGAAACTGGATCCAACCCAGAAATGGGGAACCAGTCACTTCCAAAGTCCAGAAAACGTGGTTGATCCATATGCACATTCATTCCTAGAGGCCCAGCAACATATTGACCAGAGAGATACAGTACCCTCAAGTTATGTCCAATACACCACAGCAGGGCAGACCACCTCACAGCAGAGTCAAGGGGGTGACAAAACCGCCCAACAGACTGGACATACTGAAACACATTATTCCTATACCTCAGAAGGTGTTACACCATCTCACCAGATATGGGGAACCAGCTTCCACCAGGGAGATAAAGATGATCTATACTCCCATTCGTTTCTAAAGGCCCAACACTACATTGACCAGAGAGAGACAGTACCTTCAAGCTTTGTCCAAAACACCAGTGGAGGTCAGGACACCACACAGCAAACGACCCAAGAAAAGAAGACCACGCCTTGGCCAACCTATGAACCACACACCAGTGGAGGGCAGGACACCACACAGCAAACGACCCAAGAAAAGAAGACCACGCCTTGGCCAACCTATGAACCACACACCAGTGGAGGGCAGGACACCACACAGCAAACGACCCAAGAAAAGAAGACAACGCCTTGGTCAACCTATGAACCACCCACCAGTGGAGGTCAGGACACCACACAGCAAACGACCCAACAAAATAAGACCACAACTTGGTCAACCTATGAACCACACACCAGTGGAGGTCAGGACACCACAaagcaagggacccaagaaaagaaGACCACAACTTGGTCAACCTATGAACAACACACCGGTGGAAATCTGGGTTCATCATCCACACAGAGTCATCATGAAGCTCACCCACAAAAGCAAGACCTAAGCCCTTGTCACTATCCTTTGTATGAACTTTCCCGACAATCACCAACACTCGCAAGAAGTAAACAAGCTTCAACAAAACCAGAAGAGTCCGCTGAAGAACCTCAAAAATCCCCACCCCCATCCTCTGGAGTGAACACTTCTAGTAATACCAGTTCTCAGAAGGAGGAGAAGCAAAAGTCCACTGGGAAGCCATTCAAATGGCCATGGAACTAA